From one Trifolium pratense cultivar HEN17-A07 linkage group LG1, ARS_RC_1.1, whole genome shotgun sequence genomic stretch:
- the LOC123903007 gene encoding heavy metal-associated isoprenylated plant protein 22-like yields MGVLDKLSDYFSVSTTTGKRRKPMQTVEIKVKMDCDGCERRVRNSVAHMKGVKQVEINRKQSKVTVSGNVDRNRVLKKIQNTGKRAEFWPYIPYNLVAYPYISQAYDKKAPAGYVKNSMQAFSSPNAMDEKLTNMFSDENPNACSIM; encoded by the exons ATGGGTGTTCTTGATAAACTATCAGATTATTTCTCTGTTTCCACAACAACTGGAAAGAGACGCAAACCAATGCAG ACAGTTGAAATCAAGGTGAAAATGGACTGTGATGGTTGTGAAAGAAGAGTTAGGAATTCTGTTGCTCATATGAAAG GTGTGAAGCAAGTGGAGATAAATAGAAAGCAAAGCAAGGTAACAGTTAGTGGTAATGTTGACAGAAACCGGGTGTTAAAGAAAATACAGAACACTGGAAAAAGAGCAGAATTTTGGCCTTATATTCCCTACAATTTGGTGGCTTATCCTTACATATCACAAGCATATGATAAAAAGGCACCAGCTGGTTATGTGAAAAACTCAATGCAAGCATTCTCTAGTCCAAATGCAATGGATGAGAAACTCACTAACATGTTTAGTGATGAAAACCCTAATGCATGTTCCATCATGTAA